Proteins encoded by one window of Deltaproteobacteria bacterium:
- a CDS encoding O-antigen ligase family protein — protein sequence MTKLTEWRGALICVLLSLIVAIAVSKGPPYVVLIVLLLGTVVAFLQPLIIIALPILFSPLLGQTGESMIGPLNAMAILGLWFLCLGGITILLNFAEILKERLIIILLALLILTGTSLGPSHLKLVSLEEFVRMASAITMLPLTYLFAREESNRYKIVGFVYLSALLPILVGFYQIATGDVSQGPKVTALESITGISRIYSTFYDVHPYAKYLLVLLPLPLAVMLLERRSIYVKICSFSAFAVLFINLIYTFARSQLIGFILAGGFILQKLGKLRIRTILLIVPAILLLFSVTGTLERFRDVAVPVNLESAGPPENSLVSRLLIWKKALPLALQKPFMGHGAATFEPDIGIEAHNDYLGLFYDLGIAAPLLYLLFLTTAAKSTLTIYKNCKISSFDRKLALAMSGLSIAFIVVTAVENYIYSTIMWWMYYAQLGCVLAAAKDELCEN from the coding sequence GTGACGAAATTAACTGAATGGAGAGGCGCTCTCATCTGTGTCCTTCTCAGTCTTATCGTCGCTATTGCTGTCTCCAAAGGACCGCCATATGTGGTCTTGATAGTTCTCTTGCTGGGAACAGTGGTTGCCTTTCTTCAACCACTCATAATCATCGCCCTTCCAATCCTTTTCTCACCTCTCCTCGGCCAGACCGGCGAATCCATGATTGGCCCCTTGAATGCCATGGCTATACTGGGATTATGGTTCCTTTGCCTCGGTGGTATCACCATCTTGTTAAATTTTGCCGAGATATTGAAGGAACGATTGATCATAATTCTGCTGGCACTGTTGATATTGACCGGAACATCGCTTGGCCCCTCCCACCTGAAACTTGTATCTCTAGAGGAGTTTGTTCGCATGGCTTCGGCAATAACCATGTTGCCGCTAACATATCTCTTTGCCAGAGAAGAATCTAACAGGTACAAAATTGTGGGATTTGTTTACCTGTCAGCCCTCTTGCCGATACTGGTAGGTTTCTATCAGATCGCAACAGGAGATGTGAGTCAGGGTCCCAAGGTTACCGCTCTTGAATCGATAACAGGAATCTCTCGGATTTATTCAACTTTCTATGATGTCCACCCATATGCCAAATATTTGCTGGTGCTCCTGCCCTTGCCTTTGGCAGTGATGTTGCTCGAACGCAGATCTATCTATGTAAAAATATGCTCCTTTTCTGCTTTTGCCGTGCTGTTCATAAACCTCATTTACACCTTTGCTAGAAGCCAGCTGATTGGCTTTATCCTCGCAGGTGGTTTTATCCTTCAGAAATTAGGAAAGCTGCGCATAAGGACTATACTTCTTATTGTACCTGCCATCCTGTTGCTCTTTTCGGTCACCGGCACTTTGGAACGCTTCAGAGATGTGGCCGTGCCCGTCAACCTGGAATCTGCAGGTCCACCAGAAAACTCTTTAGTTAGCCGACTTCTCATCTGGAAAAAGGCATTGCCATTGGCGCTTCAAAAGCCTTTCATGGGACACGGCGCAGCAACTTTTGAACCAGACATTGGCATAGAAGCGCATAACGATTATCTGGGCCTGTTCTATGATCTGGGTATAGCAGCGCCATTGCTCTATCTACTGTTTCTCACTACTGCAGCCAAATCAACTTTGACCATATATAAGAATTGCAAAATCAGCAGTTTTGATCGTAAGTTAGCCCTCGCTATGTCTGGGTTGAGCATTGCGTTCATTGTCGTCACCGCTGTAGAAAATTACATTTACTCTACAATTATGTGGTGGATGTATTATGCCCAGTTAGGTTGTGTTCTGGCTGCTGCAAAGGATGAATTATGCGAAAACTAG
- a CDS encoding sulfotransferase: MISESEHSCCVLDKEVFRPIFVVGASRSGTTMLNRILGRHDSILAMNELHFFQSVKEAEPSGTLLAREAAIRVCARLLSTIRKGIWKRPDARDDSDARNLLSATTTKETWSKSEIFQLVLQAEAEAAGAVYVTDHTPRNIFYAHQLLNTYPQARVIHMVRDPRAVLYSQKNRWRLRALASRQRPLWDSFQAMANYHPFTLSVLWKKATKLGLELGDHPRYKMISYEKLVNNPEKHIRDLCTFLNVRFEAQMLNVPQMGSSHRFSQTDKLGIHSESLYLWRQGLAQGDILVCESLTGTLMKQLGYSRERRHISYIQFARPFARFPLHLMGVLMTNPTKAFLQFNTLLTRKED; the protein is encoded by the coding sequence ATGATAAGTGAAAGTGAACACAGCTGTTGTGTATTGGACAAGGAGGTTTTCAGACCCATCTTTGTTGTGGGCGCCTCTCGCAGCGGTACCACGATGCTCAACCGCATCTTGGGTCGCCACGATAGCATTCTTGCCATGAACGAGTTGCACTTCTTTCAGTCGGTAAAAGAAGCAGAACCTTCTGGGACCCTATTGGCAAGAGAAGCGGCAATCAGGGTCTGTGCTAGACTGTTGAGTACAATACGCAAGGGTATCTGGAAGAGACCAGACGCCAGGGACGATTCAGACGCAAGAAATCTCCTGTCAGCAACAACAACAAAAGAAACATGGTCAAAGTCTGAGATCTTTCAGTTGGTGTTGCAGGCTGAGGCTGAGGCTGCCGGGGCAGTATATGTGACCGATCACACACCCCGCAACATATTTTATGCCCATCAACTATTGAATACCTATCCGCAGGCCCGGGTAATTCACATGGTGCGTGATCCCAGAGCTGTGCTCTACTCGCAGAAAAATCGGTGGCGTTTGCGAGCGCTGGCGTCGCGACAGCGACCACTCTGGGATTCATTCCAGGCTATGGCAAACTACCACCCTTTTACCTTGTCAGTATTATGGAAAAAGGCTACTAAGCTCGGCCTCGAACTTGGAGACCATCCTCGTTACAAGATGATCTCTTATGAGAAGCTGGTGAATAATCCGGAAAAGCATATCAGAGATCTTTGTACCTTTTTGAATGTTCGCTTCGAAGCGCAGATGCTGAACGTTCCGCAAATGGGATCATCTCACAGATTCTCCCAAACTGACAAACTGGGAATACACAGTGAATCACTCTACTTGTGGCGGCAAGGCCTGGCTCAAGGTGATATCCTGGTGTGTGAATCTTTGACAGGCACTTTGATGAAACAACTTGGATATTCCCGCGAACGGAGGCACATATCATATATCCAGTTTGCTCGACCATTTGCACGTTTTCCCCTGCATCTTATGGGTGTATTGATGACCAATCCAACCAAAGCCTTTCTGCAGTTCAACACTTTGCTTACCCGGAAGGAAGATTAG
- a CDS encoding class I SAM-dependent methyltransferase, protein MKYASLSSTSKVLEIGCGCGRTALALTEYLDNGNYIGVDIEKQSLESCKNNPLLAAKKFKFELLDIQNSIYNPEGKYKADNFVFPYLDATFDIVFLVSVFTHMLTPQVKNYIKEISRILKSKGICMFTTFLMDYGREGKDVIFENKHMEHYYCNSSIEELAVGYYLDFYIKTFARHKMALHVEPLLGNWRKNYKRKATTNFSQDIVFFYKNDKE, encoded by the coding sequence ATGAAATATGCTTCTCTGAGCAGCACTTCAAAGGTACTGGAAATAGGATGCGGTTGCGGTAGAACTGCACTGGCACTCACAGAATATCTCGACAACGGAAACTACATAGGTGTGGATATCGAAAAACAATCACTAGAATCGTGCAAAAATAATCCCTTACTAGCGGCCAAGAAATTCAAGTTCGAGCTTCTTGATATCCAAAACAGTATATATAATCCTGAAGGAAAATATAAAGCAGATAATTTTGTCTTTCCTTACTTAGATGCAACATTTGATATTGTATTCCTGGTCTCTGTATTCACACATATGTTGACTCCCCAGGTAAAGAACTACATAAAAGAAATAAGCCGTATTCTTAAATCAAAAGGGATATGCATGTTTACTACCTTTCTCATGGACTATGGAAGGGAGGGCAAGGATGTTATATTTGAAAATAAACATATGGAGCATTATTACTGCAATTCCTCAATAGAGGAACTAGCAGTCGGCTATTATCTTGATTTCTATATAAAAACTTTTGCTAGACACAAAATGGCTCTACATGTTGAGCCACTATTGGGAAATTGGCGGAAAAATTACAAAAGAAAAGCTACTACAAATTTTTCGCAAGATATTGTCTTTTTTTACAAGAATGATAAAGAGTAG
- a CDS encoding glycosyltransferase family 4 protein, which translates to MNILNVGQNFFIRGGSDKYQFAITELLENKGHRVVPFAALHSENLPTPWQRYFPQKVDFDKPKPIDIFRYLYSVPAAKCMSRLLQDVAIDIAHLHIYYGQLTASILRPLKSRGIPIVQTLHEYKLVCPTYSLMSNGRICEACQGHAFWKAIWQRCNRGSVSRSFLSSVEAYISRILGSVSKIDHFISVSEFQRRKFIELGIPEQKITTVHNFVDCHCIRPSTSHGEHFLYFGRLERYKGVFTLLKAAADIRNVPLYIVGSGKALPEMYRWTQKRQLSHIRFLGFTKGRDLDNLIRQSICAIVPSLWYETFGLTIIETFAHGRPVIASRIGGITEIISDGEDGFLVSPGDAAELRVKLVQMAADNDLAMRMGHAARKKVQEQFSPEIHYKNLMSVYNKILKQHA; encoded by the coding sequence CTGAATATTCTCAATGTAGGTCAGAATTTTTTTATTCGCGGCGGGTCCGACAAGTACCAGTTTGCCATTACAGAACTCCTGGAGAACAAAGGGCACAGAGTCGTGCCTTTTGCTGCGCTCCATTCAGAAAACTTGCCGACCCCATGGCAACGATATTTTCCACAGAAGGTTGATTTTGACAAGCCCAAACCTATCGATATATTTCGATATTTATATTCAGTACCGGCGGCAAAATGCATGTCTCGCTTGCTGCAAGATGTAGCCATCGACATCGCTCACCTCCACATATATTACGGACAACTTACAGCTTCCATTCTGAGACCCCTTAAAAGCCGCGGCATTCCCATTGTTCAAACCCTGCATGAGTACAAATTGGTCTGTCCCACCTATAGCCTCATGTCTAATGGCAGGATCTGTGAAGCTTGCCAGGGGCATGCTTTCTGGAAGGCAATCTGGCAGCGGTGCAACAGGGGTTCTGTCAGTCGGTCATTTCTGAGCAGTGTGGAAGCATATATTTCGAGAATATTGGGTTCTGTAAGTAAGATCGATCATTTCATTTCAGTTAGTGAATTCCAGCGTCGTAAGTTTATTGAGCTTGGCATACCTGAGCAGAAAATTACTACCGTACACAATTTTGTCGATTGTCATTGTATCAGACCAAGTACGAGTCATGGAGAACATTTTCTCTATTTTGGCAGACTCGAGAGGTACAAGGGTGTTTTCACCCTATTGAAGGCCGCAGCAGATATAAGGAACGTTCCCCTGTACATCGTTGGCTCTGGCAAAGCACTGCCAGAAATGTATCGCTGGACCCAAAAGAGACAATTGTCTCACATAAGATTTCTGGGTTTCACAAAAGGCCGAGACCTGGACAACCTCATTCGGCAAAGCATCTGCGCCATTGTGCCTTCTCTATGGTATGAAACATTTGGTTTAACGATCATCGAAACTTTCGCCCATGGCAGACCGGTGATAGCAAGCCGTATAGGAGGGATAACTGAAATAATCAGCGACGGCGAGGACGGCTTCCTAGTCTCCCCAGGTGATGCAGCAGAACTGAGGGTAAAGTTGGTACAGATGGCAGCGGATAATGACTTGGCAATGCGAATGGGCCATGCTGCTAGAAAGAAAGTGCAGGAACAATTCTCTCCAGAAATCCATTACAAGAATCTAATGTCTGTATACAACAAAATATTGAAACAACATGCCTGA
- a CDS encoding S8 family serine peptidase yields the protein MKKAISLFFWMFVFGLLIQVVAHAGVVSEELQASLKSMRPHEEISVIVRFADRVDLEQFKELHRSIRRARIIRALKKKTELSQLPFRAFLQGAGVKRMTPLWIINGMAITARADVIRFLAKSPLVESVSLDSSIPPPEMVEGSGALPEWNIEAIHAPEVWNLGFQGDGVVVASMDTGVDVSHPDLNGRWRGGTNSWYDPNGEHDSPVDKAGASTGHGTAVMGLILGGSAGGSAIGVAPDAQWIAVKIFSDSGPATEAGIHQGFQWLLDPDGDPDTDDAPDIVNNSWAIDSPGLCIEKSYHDDVRVLKSAGIAMIFAAGNVLGGAYPSSSKSPANWPESFAVGSVDNYSVVANTSARGPSECDDTIFPEVVAPGVAVRSSVPASVDSSLYRDVSGTSFATPHVSGAMALLKSAFPAASVAELENALAATAQDLGDAGPDNDYGHGLINVLAAYPRFLDKLITIKKRLDDAFKLKIYNLPPTVGGNTGPPIASDNWLRKNVVAIAALNYDADPQDELAVVTSRADEGFKLFIYDLPATVGGNTGPPIASDNWLGKNVVAIAALNYDGDPQDELAVVTHNADDCFQLLIYDPPATVGGNTGPPIASDDCLGQNIIDIAAVNYDADPQDELAVVTHNADGCFQLLIYDPPATVGGNTGPPIASDDCLEEENITAISLAYY from the coding sequence AGCAGTTCAAGGAGCTGCACAGATCAATCCGCAGGGCGCGGATCATCAGGGCGCTCAAGAAGAAAACAGAATTGAGCCAGCTGCCGTTCCGAGCCTTCTTGCAGGGTGCAGGAGTGAAACGGATGACTCCTCTGTGGATCATCAACGGCATGGCCATCACGGCCAGAGCAGATGTGATCCGCTTTCTGGCAAAATCCCCTCTGGTTGAGTCAGTATCCCTGGATTCCTCCATTCCGCCACCCGAGATGGTGGAGGGAAGCGGAGCCCTGCCTGAATGGAACATTGAGGCCATTCACGCTCCTGAGGTGTGGAATCTTGGCTTTCAGGGCGACGGAGTTGTAGTCGCCAGTATGGACACTGGTGTGGATGTCTCCCATCCTGATCTCAATGGTCGCTGGCGTGGTGGGACAAACAGCTGGTATGACCCAAATGGTGAACATGACTCTCCTGTTGACAAGGCCGGAGCCTCAACAGGGCACGGCACCGCAGTTATGGGCCTGATACTGGGCGGCTCAGCAGGCGGTTCCGCCATTGGCGTGGCGCCGGATGCTCAATGGATAGCAGTAAAGATATTTTCGGATTCTGGACCCGCCACTGAAGCGGGTATTCATCAAGGATTTCAGTGGCTCCTGGATCCCGATGGCGATCCTGACACTGATGACGCCCCCGATATTGTCAACAATTCCTGGGCAATCGACTCGCCAGGGCTGTGCATAGAAAAAAGCTACCACGATGACGTGCGAGTTCTCAAGAGTGCTGGCATTGCCATGATATTCGCCGCTGGAAATGTCCTGGGCGGGGCATATCCCAGCTCGAGCAAGAGTCCCGCCAACTGGCCCGAATCATTTGCCGTAGGATCTGTTGACAATTACTCGGTAGTCGCCAACACCAGCGCCCGAGGCCCTTCAGAGTGCGACGACACCATCTTTCCGGAGGTGGTGGCTCCCGGTGTTGCCGTGAGAAGTTCCGTACCGGCCAGCGTTGACTCCAGCTTGTACAGGGACGTTTCGGGAACATCCTTTGCTACTCCCCATGTTTCGGGTGCCATGGCTCTCCTCAAGAGCGCCTTTCCTGCAGCCAGCGTTGCTGAATTGGAAAATGCCCTGGCTGCTACTGCTCAGGACCTGGGGGATGCGGGCCCGGACAATGACTACGGACACGGTCTCATTAACGTCCTTGCTGCATATCCCAGGTTCCTCGACAAACTAATAACCATCAAGAAGCGCCTGGATGATGCTTTCAAGCTCAAGATCTACAATCTCCCGCCAACCGTCGGCGGCAATACCGGACCTCCCATCGCCAGCGACAACTGGCTGAGGAAAAATGTCGTCGCCATCGCTGCCCTCAACTACGACGCTGATCCCCAGGACGAACTCGCCGTCGTTACCAGCCGTGCCGACGAAGGCTTCAAACTGTTCATTTATGACCTGCCCGCTACTGTCGGCGGCAATACCGGACCTCCCATCGCCAGCGACAACTGGCTGGGCAAAAATGTCGTCGCCATCGCTGCCCTCAACTACGACGGCGATCCCCAGGATGAACTCGCCGTCGTTACCCACAACGCAGACGACTGCTTTCAGCTGCTGATCTACGACCCGCCCGCTACTGTCGGCGGCAATACCGGACCCCCCATCGCCAGCGACGATTGTCTCGGGCAAAATATCATCGACATTGCCGCTGTCAACTACGACGCTGATCCCCAGGACGAACTCGCCGTCGTTACCCACAACGCAGACGGCTGCTTTCAGCTGCTGATCTATGACCCGCCCGCTACTGTCGGCGGCAATACCGGACCCCCTATCGCCAGCGACGATTGTTTAGAGGAAGAAAATATAACTGCTATTAGTTTGGCTTACTATTAA
- a CDS encoding DUF1698 domain-containing protein, with protein MPNTITAEDIRNELIRLAPFHHDIELPYGLRTHLPELSRRSVERTRLRTLVNHAFPSLLGVFGGSLQGLRVLDVGCNCGGFSFEAIKNGAAYVLGIDVVDHYLQQANFIKRVLQADGAHFKMLSADDIEKETTGEFDLTLCLGILYHLENPVLTMKKIASVTQRAILVDTKVFRNPFVRGPAWLMNFPPGENSDSKNVSTSLWRKEAVCQFTPNAAAVTSLLQFLGFSKVKQLEPKEKNLEKRYYQKKRVTFLAIRD; from the coding sequence ATGCCAAACACTATCACTGCAGAAGATATCAGGAATGAGTTGATTCGCCTCGCACCATTCCATCATGATATCGAGCTGCCATATGGATTGAGAACACATCTTCCTGAACTGTCACGACGCAGTGTAGAACGAACAAGGCTGAGGACACTAGTGAACCATGCCTTCCCCTCTCTGCTTGGTGTATTTGGTGGATCACTTCAAGGTCTGCGCGTCCTTGATGTTGGTTGCAACTGTGGCGGTTTTTCTTTTGAGGCCATCAAGAATGGAGCAGCATACGTTCTGGGCATAGATGTCGTAGATCACTATCTCCAGCAGGCCAACTTCATCAAAAGGGTTTTGCAAGCAGACGGGGCCCACTTCAAAATGCTGTCAGCTGATGATATAGAAAAGGAGACAACCGGTGAGTTTGATTTAACTCTCTGTCTGGGCATCTTGTATCATCTAGAAAACCCTGTTCTCACAATGAAGAAGATAGCCTCAGTTACACAACGGGCAATACTGGTAGATACCAAAGTCTTTCGCAATCCCTTTGTACGCGGCCCTGCCTGGTTAATGAACTTTCCGCCCGGTGAGAATAGTGACTCCAAGAATGTCTCTACTTCCTTATGGCGTAAAGAAGCTGTCTGCCAGTTCACCCCAAATGCCGCGGCGGTGACAAGTCTACTGCAATTTCTCGGTTTCTCTAAGGTCAAGCAACTGGAACCAAAAGAGAAAAATTTGGAAAAGCGATATTATCAGAAAAAAAGAGTCACATTTCTGGCAATACGTGACTGA
- a CDS encoding sulfotransferase domain-containing protein, with protein sequence MAEQPVQLMIIGAQKAGTTTLFHYLQRHPGIITHRQREMTFFFNDHELREGYKQAFRRYFGDQTRTSGVILAKHALAMYSADALRQLYLHNPNTQLVILLRNPIERAYSAYWYARRRGWETLTTFEAALKAEPRRLATGGWRQWRNCAYQYNGLYAEHVERVYDVFDKKQVHIYLSEELRSNAEAVCQEIFHALEIDPALAGQTHLFLNRAAIARSEAFAQIFARFLSSKHPLKMAVRSLIPDSVSCKLRYLVLRVNEKGFTPPGMLPETRKQLRTFFYKDNEKLEALLGRNLVQWLQ encoded by the coding sequence ATGGCTGAACAGCCAGTCCAACTCATGATTATAGGTGCCCAAAAGGCTGGCACCACAACATTGTTCCATTACCTGCAGAGGCATCCTGGAATCATCACCCATAGACAACGTGAGATGACCTTTTTTTTCAATGATCATGAACTGAGAGAAGGTTACAAGCAAGCTTTTAGACGCTATTTTGGAGATCAGACAAGAACCTCTGGCGTGATATTAGCCAAGCACGCGCTGGCAATGTATTCAGCCGATGCTCTGAGGCAATTATATTTGCACAACCCCAATACGCAGTTAGTGATCTTATTGCGCAATCCGATCGAGCGGGCATATTCAGCCTACTGGTATGCAAGGCGGCGTGGCTGGGAAACACTCACAACCTTTGAGGCCGCCTTAAAAGCTGAGCCAAGACGATTGGCAACCGGTGGTTGGAGGCAGTGGCGTAACTGCGCCTATCAGTATAATGGTCTATATGCTGAACATGTTGAGCGAGTGTACGATGTTTTTGATAAGAAGCAAGTGCACATCTATCTCAGTGAAGAATTGAGAAGCAATGCGGAGGCCGTTTGCCAAGAGATTTTCCATGCATTGGAGATTGATCCTGCACTAGCGGGGCAAACACATCTGTTCCTCAACAGGGCTGCCATCGCCCGTTCAGAAGCCTTTGCGCAGATCTTCGCTCGCTTTTTGTCCTCCAAGCATCCCTTGAAGATGGCCGTACGTTCGTTGATTCCCGATTCGGTTTCTTGCAAGCTGCGCTATCTGGTATTGAGAGTAAACGAAAAGGGCTTTACGCCCCCCGGAATGCTGCCAGAAACACGAAAGCAGCTTAGAACCTTTTTTTACAAAGATAATGAAAAACTAGAAGCCCTACTCGGACGTAACTTGGTACAATGGCTTCAATAG
- a CDS encoding sulfotransferase domain-containing protein, with protein MPQILQSPRNEYSYLIIGGTTRAATSSLFRYLSAHPEICASSMKETRFFLDRDYPVPVKRIYTGDIREYQAFFTNGSGTIRLEATPDYLYSVGTPQRLLANLDNIQLVFILRNPISRLISWYGFARQNSLLPLTVDFDEYISMQLRAADRQSNSQHLQILAQGKYSRYLENYYRLFGKESIFVGLYEDLVQSPMKTIVDICTFIGVDAGFYETFDFAVYNRSWEVRSTRMHHYYRLIQSRIRNKVHRRPMLHQRMRRLKKALHPVYLALNVKSHTKVSVNPETCNKLRQYYREENTALMKLTGFSSPPWPALDT; from the coding sequence ATGCCCCAGATTTTGCAATCGCCAAGAAACGAGTACAGTTACCTGATCATAGGTGGAACCACAAGGGCTGCTACGAGTTCTCTCTTCCGTTACCTCAGTGCCCATCCTGAAATTTGTGCATCCTCGATGAAGGAAACAAGATTTTTCTTGGACCGGGACTACCCAGTGCCGGTTAAACGTATATACACAGGAGATATCAGAGAATACCAGGCTTTCTTCACAAACGGCTCTGGCACGATCAGATTGGAAGCAACTCCAGACTATCTGTATTCAGTTGGAACCCCACAGAGACTCCTCGCTAATCTAGACAATATTCAACTGGTGTTTATACTGCGAAATCCAATAAGCAGGCTGATTTCATGGTATGGCTTCGCCAGACAGAACAGTTTACTGCCTCTAACCGTCGATTTTGATGAATACATATCCATGCAATTGCGAGCAGCAGACCGCCAGAGCAACAGTCAGCACTTGCAAATATTGGCTCAAGGCAAATATTCTCGATATCTTGAGAACTATTACCGTCTGTTCGGAAAAGAGTCTATCTTTGTTGGTCTATACGAGGATCTTGTGCAGTCTCCGATGAAGACAATCGTGGACATTTGCACATTCATTGGTGTGGATGCCGGATTCTATGAAACTTTTGACTTTGCCGTCTACAACAGGAGCTGGGAGGTGCGATCGACCAGAATGCACCACTACTACAGATTGATTCAGTCACGAATCAGAAACAAAGTTCACAGAAGGCCAATGCTGCACCAGCGAATGCGAAGATTGAAAAAAGCGTTACACCCTGTCTACCTTGCGCTCAATGTCAAATCGCATACAAAGGTCTCAGTTAACCCTGAAACCTGCAATAAACTTCGACAGTATTACAGGGAGGAAAATACCGCCTTGATGAAACTCACAGGTTTCAGTAGTCCCCCGTGGCCGGCTCTCGATACCTGA
- a CDS encoding flippase: MLKIAKGAGTSLLGSIIGRSLWFLCQVLIARFLGANVFGLYILGLGVLKITELFSRLGLHVGAMRFVAIYHKSAPERIKGILISVSTISFITGTLVGGLVYLAAGMISVSLFHKPELTAILKTFSICIPFMSTMMVVATTTRGFHTAKYYVYIADLAQPVVNTILVIISISLGLGVIGLIKAFIISYIISLLVAFYLLVKEFPAIITKSVRIEYDIRTLLLYSFPLMLSGLLMFLVRWTDTIMLGLMKQSADVGIYRAASQIPIFLGLILTAINSVYAPTIAQIHHQNEKERLEKILKTTTRWIFLFTFPLVIILAFSSREIISVFGNEFIAKGAPVLIIITLAQFINCITGGVGIILGMTGKQNMLVINSAVLVLVNILLNVIFIPIYGCLGAAIASGISIAGVNILRLIEVYFFYRIHPYNPSYFLGIMSGIISIIILEFTTTLIHTDSNLITLLINTSIVLLCFILLYIHYADNEDDKFIITAIAGRLNHLIPRND, from the coding sequence ATGCTAAAGATCGCCAAAGGAGCTGGTACTAGCTTGCTAGGCAGTATCATCGGAAGATCTCTCTGGTTTCTCTGCCAGGTTCTAATAGCTCGCTTTCTTGGGGCTAACGTCTTCGGCCTCTACATACTAGGCCTCGGTGTTCTCAAAATTACAGAACTCTTTTCCCGCTTGGGTTTGCATGTCGGAGCCATGCGCTTTGTCGCAATTTATCACAAGAGCGCGCCCGAACGAATAAAAGGCATATTGATCAGCGTCAGCACTATCTCCTTTATTACCGGAACATTGGTAGGTGGCCTGGTCTATCTTGCTGCCGGGATGATTTCTGTATCTCTGTTCCACAAACCAGAATTAACTGCCATTCTGAAGACTTTTTCAATCTGTATTCCCTTCATGTCCACAATGATGGTGGTAGCTACTACCACACGGGGGTTTCATACTGCAAAGTATTACGTTTACATAGCCGACCTTGCCCAGCCCGTAGTAAATACTATCCTCGTCATAATATCAATTTCATTGGGGCTCGGTGTCATCGGTCTTATCAAAGCATTCATCATTTCGTACATAATTTCTCTCCTTGTGGCCTTCTATCTTCTGGTCAAAGAGTTCCCAGCTATAATTACAAAATCTGTAAGGATAGAATATGACATTAGAACACTCTTATTATATTCTTTTCCGCTTATGCTCAGCGGCCTTTTAATGTTTCTTGTTAGGTGGACAGATACTATCATGTTAGGCCTGATGAAGCAGTCTGCTGATGTCGGCATATATCGCGCCGCCTCTCAGATACCTATTTTCTTGGGCTTGATCTTGACGGCCATTAATTCGGTTTATGCTCCGACAATAGCGCAGATACATCATCAAAACGAAAAGGAACGTCTAGAAAAAATTTTAAAGACCACCACTCGCTGGATTTTTCTCTTTACTTTTCCTCTAGTTATCATTCTTGCCTTTTCATCTAGGGAAATAATATCTGTCTTTGGCAATGAATTCATTGCCAAAGGAGCACCTGTGTTGATTATTATCACGCTCGCCCAGTTTATCAATTGTATAACCGGCGGAGTTGGCATAATTTTAGGCATGACCGGCAAGCAGAATATGCTGGTAATTAACTCGGCTGTCCTGGTTCTAGTCAATATCCTGCTGAACGTCATATTTATCCCAATATATGGCTGCCTGGGAGCAGCAATTGCTAGTGGAATATCAATAGCAGGAGTAAATATCCTGAGATTGATCGAAGTATACTTTTTCTATCGTATTCATCCTTATAATCCATCTTACTTTCTTGGAATCATGAGTGGCATAATTTCGATAATCATTTTGGAATTTACTACTACACTGATTCATACTGACTCAAATCTCATAACTTTGTTAATAAATACTAGCATTGTTCTATTATGTTTTATTTTGTTATACATTCACTATGCTGATAATGAAGATGACAAGTTCATTATTACCGCAATAGCCGGTCGACTAAATCATCTTATTCCGAGGAATGATTAG